A stretch of DNA from Penaeus monodon isolate SGIC_2016 chromosome 20, NSTDA_Pmon_1, whole genome shotgun sequence:
NNNNNNNNNNNNNNNNNNNNNNNNNNNNNNNNNNNNNNNNNNNNNNNNNNNNNNNNNNNNNNNNGANNNNNNNNNNNNNNNNNNNNNNNNNNNNNNNNNNNNNNNNNNNNNNNNNNNNNNNNNNNNNNNNNNNNNNNNNNNNNNNNNNNNNNNNNNNNNNNNNNNNNNNNNNNNNNNNNNNNNNNNNNNNNNNNNNNNNNNNNNNNNNNNNNNNNNNNNNNNNNNNNNNNNNNNNNNNNNNNNNNNNNNNNNNNNNNNNNNNNNNNNNNNNNNNNNNNNNNNNNNNNNNNNNNNNNNNNNNNNNNNNNNNNNNNNNNNNNNNNNNNNNNNNNNNNNNNNNNNNNNNNNNNNNNNNNNNNNNNNNNNNNNNNNNNNNNNNNNNNNNNNNNNNNNNNNNNNNNNNNNNNNNNNNNNNNNNNNNNNNNNNNNNNNNNNNNNNNNNNNNNNNNNNNNNNNNNNNNNNNNNNNNNNNNNNNNNNNNNNNNNNNNNNNNNNNNNNNNNNNNNNNNNNNNNNNNNNNNNNNNNNNNNNNNNNNNNNNNNNNNNNNNNNNNNNNNNNNNNNNNNNNNNNNNNNNNNNNNNNNNNNNNNNNNNNNNNNNNNNNNNNNNNNNNNNNNNNNNNNNNNNNNNNNNNNNNNNNNNNNNNNNNNNNNNNNNNNNNNNNNNNNNNNNNNNNNNNNNNNNNNNNNNNNNNNNNNNNNNNNNNNNNNNNNNNNNNNNNNNNNNNNNNNNNNNNNNNNNNNNNNNNNNNNNNNNNNNNNNNNNNNNNNNNNNNNNNNNNNNNNNNNNNNNNNNNNNNNNNNNNNNNNNNNNNNNNNNNNNNNNNNNNNNNNNNNNNNNNNNNNNNNNNNNNNNNNNNNNNNNNNNNNNNNNNNNNNNNNNNNNNNNNNNNNNNNNNNNNNNNNNNNNNNNNNNNNNNNNNNNNNNNNNNNNNNNNNNNNNNNNNNNNNNNNNNNNNNNNNNNNNNNNNNNNNNNNNNNNNNNNNNNNNNNNNNNNNNNNNNNNNNNNNNNNNNNNNNNNNNNNNNNNNNNNNNNNNNNNNNNNNNNNNNNNNNNNNNNNNNNNNNNNNNNNNNNNNNNNNNNNNNNNNNNNNNNNNNNNNNNNNNNAGCCTGTGTCCGTGGGCCACTTGTAGCGTTAGAATGNNNNNNNNNNNNNNNNNNNNNNNNNNNNNNNNNNNNNNNNNNNNNNNNNNNNNNNNNNNNNNNNNNNNNNNNNNNNNNNNNNNNNNNNNNNNNNNNTGNNNNNNNNNNNNNNNNNNNNNNNNNNNNNNNNNNNNNNNNNNNNNNNNNNNNNNNNNNNNNNNNNNNNNNNNNNNNNNNNNNNNNNNNNNNNNNNNNNNNNNNNNNNNNNNNNNNNNNNNNNNNNNNNNNNNNNNNNNNNNNNNNNNNNNNNNNNNNNNNNNNNNNNNNNNNNNNNNNNNNNNNNNNNNNNNNNNNNNNNNNNNNNNNNNNNNNNNNNNNNNNNNNNNNNNNNNNNNNNNNNNNNNNNNCTATGTAACACAAGAAACAAGGNNNNNNNNNNNNNNNNNNNNNNNNNNNNNNNNNNNNNNNNNNNNNNNNNNNNNNNNNNNNNNNNNNNNNNNNNNNNNNNNNNNNNNNNNNNNNCNNNNNNNNNNNNNNNNNNNNNNNNNNNNNNNNNNNNNNNNNNNNNNNNNNNNNNNNNNNNNNNNNNNNNNNNNCCAAAAACNNNNNNNNNNNNNNNNNNNNNNNNNNNNNNNNNNNNNNNNNNNNNNNNNNNNTACAATTATTAATTAGGCCTTTTTTGAGCATCCCGGCGCTAAAACAAATATATCGAAtttttgtactgacatacaaaaagtgtagaaaaagaagttttttttttcacatgNNNNNNNNNNNNNNNNNNNNNNNNNNNNNNNNNNNNNNNNNNNNNNNNNNNNNNNNNNNNNNNNNNNNNNNNNNNNNNNNNNNNNNNNNNNNNNNNNNNNNNNNNNNNNNNNNNNNNNNNNNNNNNNNNNNNNNNNNNNNNNNNNNNNNNNNNNNNNNNNNNNNNNNNNNNNNNNNNNNNNACCATATTTTAAAATTTNNNNNNNNNNNNNNNNNNNNNNNNNNNNNNNNNNNNNNNNNNNNNNNNNNNNNNNNNNNNNNNNNNNNNNNNNNTAATANNNNNNNNNNNNNNNNNNNNNNNNNNNNNNNNNNNNNNNNNNNNNNNNNNNNNNNNNNNNNNNNNNNNNNNNNNNCTCATATGTTTTGCTTTATATGAAATCGGAAGTTGGGGAATTTTTGGCTCATCGTACCCACCACGAGTGAANNNNNNNNNNNNNNNNNNNNNNNNNNNNNNNNNNNNNNNNNNNNNNNNNNNNNNNNNNNNNNNNNNNNNNNNNNNNNNNNNNNNNNNNNNNNNNNNNNNNNNNNNNNNNNNNNNNNNNNNNNNNNNNNNNNNNNNNNNNNNNNNNNNNNNNNNNNNNNNNNNNNNNNNNNNNNNNNNNNNNNNNNNNNNNNNNNNNNNNNNNNNNNNNNNNNNNNNNNNNNNNNNNNNNNNNNNNNNNNNNNNNNNNNNNNNNNNNNNNNNNNNNNNNNNNNNNNNNNNNNNNNNNNNNNNNNNNNNNNNNNNNNNNNNNNNNNNNNNNNNNNNNNNNNNNNNNNNNNNNNNNNNNNNNNNNNNNNNNNNNNNNNNNNNNNNNNNNNNNNNNNNNNNNNNNNNNNNNNNNNNNNNNNNNNNNNNNNNNNNNNNNNNNNNNNNNNNNNNNNNNNNNNNNNNNNNNNNNNNNNNNNNNNNNNNNNNNNNNNNNNNNNNNNNNNNNNNNNNNNNNNNNNNNNNNNNNNNNNNNNNNNNNNNNNNNNNNNNNNNNNNNNNNNNNNNNNNAGGCTTNNNNNNNNNNNNNNNNNNNNNNNNNNNNNNNNNNNNNNNNNNNNNNNNNNNNNNNNNNNNNNNNNNNNNNNNNNNNNNNNNNNNNNNNNNNNNNNNNNNNNNNNNNNNNNNNNNNNNNNNNNNNNNNNNNNNNNNNNNNNNNNNNNNNNNNNNNNNNNNNNNNNNNNNNNNNNNNNNNNNNNNNNNNNNNNNNNNNNNNNNNNNNNNNNNNNNNNNNNNNNNNNNNNNNNNNNNNNNNNNNNNNNNNNNNNNNNAGTCCCTGATCATATCAATTGATTACAGTCATTTAAAGGAAAGCATTCGCCCCATAGAAGAAGGTTAGTCACGGAAANNNNNNNNNNNNNNNNNNNNNNNNNNNNNNNNNNNNNNNNNNNNNNNNNNNNNNNNNNNNNNNNNNNNNNNNNNNNNNNNNNNNNNNNNNNNNNNNNNNNAAATCATGCTAAAATCCCGAGAAAGGATCGATGGTGAAANNNNNNNNNNNNNNNNNNNNNNNNNNNNNCTTCATAGTTCACCAAACATTTGTCCAagtgtgttaatgataataatatccatatCATATGGCATTTTCAGGAAGGTGTTGAGTCTACGGCTCTGCATTCAGCCTAGAAATGGAGTTAAGTGGTACCGCGAAATTATCAAACCTCAGTTGGATTTCCAGGTATGTTTTTCTTTGCCATTAAATTTatagcagacagagagagacagagaaagacgaaggacagagacagataacaggtagaaagagagagaggaagttataGTTTTCTTGTAGATAGGCAGGTNNNNNNNNNNNNNNNNNNNNNNNNNNNNNNNNNNNNNNNNNNNNNNNNNNNNNNNNNNNaaacagacagacagagacagagatttcTTCTGGGGgtacaaagagagtgagagaagagagagaggcagacagaaagagacacagacagagatttCCTTGAAGAGGTAcaggtagatagagacagacacagggacataataaaaaatagctaTACTATAGCTTAACTATAACGAGTCACAAACCCTTTAAAGTGTGATTGTTATTACATGTTTTCAAGTTTCCATCAGTATGACTGTGTTGCAATTAATGCATTAGTTTTAAGGCTGCATATGTTCATTAGTTAACCATTATCCTTAGGCATGCATGAACACCGTAAATATGATACAGCTCATGAATTCATTCAGATAGGTGTGAGCAAGAATGGATTTAGACTTCTCCAGGTCCTAAGCTATAGGAAGCTTGGGAGTCACTGTAAAGTTGAAATAAAGGTCATAGGATTTGAAAACGTTAAAATGTGTAAAAACTTTTAAGGCCTCTCGAAATGTGATGCCCTAAGCTATgccttatttaatttataaataaatcagGCCCTGGGTGTAAGAAGTATGAAACATACCaactctctcctttattttgtaTGCTCAAATCAATTACCTTTATGGATCTTTTCTAGGAAATAGCTGGTGGTGATGTACAATCCGTAATAGATGGCTTGCGTCAGTACAGATACGATGTAAGTTCAGGACCCTTGTGGTGCTGTAGACTTCTGTACGACGTCACAACCGACGCAGCAGAAATGGACATTCCCGAAGGACTTGAACATATGACACATCTGTTCTTAGGGTTTCACCATGGCCTTCATGACGCGACCTCAAATATTCAAGTTTGTGGCTGGCTTATTGATATCCTCAATGATTTGATTGCCGGAGTGCCAGTCGACGATGACATACAGCTAGGAAACTTTACATCCCATGAACAGACCAACAGACTGGtggcagaaaagaaaaagatcctcGAGGTTAATCAAAATCTGAAGACGGAACTGGTCTACGAAAGGGCCGCGAAGATAAGTGGTTTGTCGCTCTTGAGAATGATCAACCCCGTACCCTTAGGGAGTGAGAAGAACGGCAAGTCGCTTCACCTGAAACATATGTTGGATAGACCTACCACGGGTCGTTTCCTGAAGAAGTGCCGAGCGGAGGGTGTGACTGCCCACGCTGCATTCACCGCCCTTGCTAATGTAGCTCTGCTTGATATACTGAGGGAGAAAGGTATCCTTTTAGATGACTGTATCATAACGAGCTCCCACGTTGTCAACAACAGGCGTTATTGGAGGGATCCCGTACCTGATTCTATGGGATGCCATGTTTGTTTTCCTCTGCTGGATCTTCAGACCCTGACACCTCAAAATGCGAGTCAGAACTTTTGGACCTACGCCCGATCAATTCATATGGACCTGAAGAAGCAGCTGGATTCAGGCAAACCACTACTCCAGACTGCTTTGAACAATTGCTCGCCAAACCAAGACTATTCAGAATACTATCAGGTGACAAAAACTGGACTATCTAATTACAGCACTTCTAACATGGGTGACGTAACTCCCATGATTtcacaagaaagagaaaacgtcAGGTTAACATACTTTTATCGAACTATATCCG
This window harbors:
- the LOC119585685 gene encoding uncharacterized protein LOC119585685 (The sequence of the model RefSeq protein was modified relative to this genomic sequence to represent the inferred CDS: added 167 bases not found in genome assembly) — encoded protein: MSDSEGRWIHPLDQVELFFEGGHQHGTFLVCYHLILNTAQPLSEEKVQQALHHLYKKVLSLRLCIQPRNGVKWYREIIKPQLDFQEIAGGDVQSVIDGLRQYRYDVSSGPLWCCRLLYDVTTDAAEMDIPEGLEHMTHLFLGFHHGLHDATSNIQVCGWLIDILNDLIAGVPVDDDIQLGNFTSHEQTNRLVAEKKKILEVNQNLKTELVYERAAKISGLSLLRMINPVPLGSEKNGKSLHLKHMLDRPTTGRFLKKCRAEGVTAHAAFTALANVALLDILREKGILLDDCIITSSHVVNNRRYWRDPVPDSMGCHVCFPLLDLQTLTPQNASQNFWTYARSIHMDLKKQLDSGKPLLQTALNNCSPNQDYSEYYQVTKTGLSNYSTSNMGDVTPMISQERENVRLTYFYRTISVSHSSNTLSHVMHTYRGYFIYVMDYNTGTVQTKTAERFCQKIFTHLDKVLKSDKKNVPPMLPLPQHITIFTDVEEVV